A single genomic interval of Mucilaginibacter boryungensis harbors:
- the porD gene encoding type IX secretion system protein PorD: protein MKKLAVYIILICFSTGINAQDLNARVQVLSPKIQTTNKRVFQSLETAMKDFLNGHKWSADQIMPQERIDCTFTFNITSWDGSNNFSTELQVQSQRPIFNSSYTTTLLNVNDKDFDFTYTEGQSLDFNDQNFQSNLTSVMAFYAYVIVGMDYDTFSKFGGTPYFAAAQNIVNNAQSTSYKGWKAFDSNLNRYWLAENLNNKVYNNLRGFMYDYHRNGLDLMSENADKGRRVISGILPVLTQVDRQRIGAMLPLIFFTAKADELVGIFSKADLQEKNQALNVLTQADPSNGNKYQVLQRN from the coding sequence ATGAAAAAACTGGCAGTATATATCATCTTAATATGTTTCAGTACAGGTATTAATGCGCAGGATCTGAATGCGCGGGTGCAGGTATTATCGCCTAAAATACAAACTACCAATAAGCGCGTGTTCCAGTCGCTGGAAACTGCGATGAAGGATTTTTTGAACGGCCACAAATGGTCTGCCGACCAGATAATGCCCCAGGAGCGCATAGACTGTACATTTACTTTTAATATTACATCGTGGGATGGCAGCAATAATTTCAGTACCGAATTGCAGGTGCAATCGCAAAGGCCCATCTTTAATTCATCCTATACCACTACCCTGCTTAATGTAAACGATAAGGATTTTGATTTCACCTATACCGAAGGCCAAAGTCTGGATTTTAACGATCAGAATTTCCAAAGCAACCTGACTTCGGTAATGGCATTTTACGCCTATGTTATTGTTGGTATGGATTACGATACCTTTTCCAAATTTGGGGGTACCCCTTATTTTGCTGCCGCGCAAAATATTGTCAACAATGCGCAATCAACCTCTTATAAGGGCTGGAAAGCATTTGATAGCAATCTTAACCGCTATTGGCTGGCCGAGAACTTGAATAACAAGGTTTACAACAACCTGCGCGGCTTCATGTATGATTATCACCGCAACGGGTTAGACCTGATGTCGGAAAACGCCGATAAAGGGCGCCGGGTGATCTCGGGCATCTTACCGGTACTTACACAAGTAGACCGCCAGCGTATAGGTGCAATGCTGCCGCTGATCTTCTTTACAGCTAAGGCTGATGAATTGGTAGGCATATTCAGCAAAGCCGACCTGCAGGAAAAGAACCAGGCACTGAACGTACTCACCCAGGCCGATCCATCCAACGGAAATAAATACCAGGTATTGCAACGTAACTAA
- a CDS encoding M56 family metallopeptidase, with amino-acid sequence MENLFYHISQVLGITIIHSLWQGLIIYMILSLVQQFFIDKPASFKYKIAFGALSLMLGCFAYTLYIEISNYASFSAIPYRIPAIPVTEVLPIDKDQITVAPIDRYYFIIAGYLPYVTMLYLAGLVFNTLKMALAWNSIYRIRQNITEAGFQHQVNNLSEKMGIRKFVKVAFSEYIDVPCITGFIKPLILLPFSISTYLTAEEIAAILLHELAHIRRNDYLLNLIQQAIGILLFFNPFSRLIIKTINTERENSCDDMVVRTTGSPLIYAQALLKLEQNKQQDWHLALAATGKQKYHLLNRIERIMKTKKTTINIRPALLALVLLMFSLSSIAWLNPKVENGKVSVKKIALPIINNLPDDTIKKAKPAKAAAKAKPAMKKRLRKADFDDASDAKLEKLQAEAEKHAQAIEQYYNGPEFKKLQEEMEKKGAEMETYYNSPKMKQLQEDMQKKSMEFEKMANSPEMKKLQMDAEAYGKKIEAYYSNPAFTKLQKRYEEEAELMDKAKPGSAEYKKHEANFKKLGAEFKDYANSPAIKEQTEWAKKMSAQMRDYYNNPEFKKQQEELKAYGDSMGKAFKGPMMKDQQEAMRNLGKAMRDYQNRPEIQHEKEELRKIEREMRQYRTTPEYRKKKMAEIESVQTARERKESIKESVRKEIAEARREERDVKERREAPERKEIRERKEMRERKEVQERKEAPEKARKPDTSEIKERKEAPEKQEMAAVKPQKVISAYTKSL; translated from the coding sequence ATGGAAAATCTGTTTTATCATATCAGCCAGGTGTTAGGCATTACCATTATCCACTCGTTGTGGCAAGGGCTTATTATTTATATGATACTAAGTTTAGTTCAACAGTTTTTTATAGATAAGCCGGCATCTTTTAAATATAAAATAGCCTTTGGCGCATTAAGCCTGATGCTGGGCTGCTTTGCTTACACGCTGTATATTGAAATAAGCAATTATGCAAGCTTTAGCGCCATACCTTATCGTATACCGGCTATCCCGGTTACCGAAGTTTTACCGATAGATAAAGACCAGATAACTGTTGCACCCATCGACCGGTATTACTTTATCATTGCCGGATATTTACCGTATGTAACTATGCTATACCTGGCAGGCCTGGTGTTCAACACTCTTAAAATGGCATTGGCATGGAATAGTATTTACCGCATCAGACAAAACATTACCGAGGCTGGTTTTCAACATCAGGTAAATAATTTATCTGAAAAGATGGGCATCCGAAAATTTGTTAAAGTTGCTTTTAGCGAATATATAGATGTGCCCTGCATTACCGGGTTTATTAAACCGTTAATCTTACTCCCCTTCAGCATCAGCACTTACTTAACCGCTGAAGAAATAGCAGCTATACTACTTCACGAACTGGCCCACATACGCCGGAATGATTACCTACTTAACCTGATACAGCAAGCTATTGGCATATTGCTGTTCTTTAACCCTTTTAGCAGGTTAATTATTAAAACTATAAATACCGAAAGAGAAAACAGTTGTGATGATATGGTAGTGCGCACTACCGGAAGTCCGCTGATATATGCGCAGGCCCTATTAAAATTAGAGCAAAACAAACAGCAGGACTGGCACCTGGCGCTGGCTGCCACCGGCAAACAAAAGTATCACCTTTTAAACCGTATTGAACGTATCATGAAAACTAAAAAAACAACCATAAATATCCGTCCGGCATTGTTAGCGCTGGTGCTGTTAATGTTTAGCCTGAGCAGCATTGCCTGGCTAAACCCCAAAGTTGAAAATGGTAAAGTATCTGTAAAGAAAATTGCTTTACCAATAATCAATAATTTACCTGACGATACTATTAAAAAAGCAAAACCGGCAAAGGCTGCCGCCAAAGCTAAACCGGCTATGAAAAAAAGACTGCGTAAGGCAGATTTTGATGACGCGAGCGATGCTAAGCTGGAAAAGCTACAAGCTGAAGCCGAAAAGCATGCCCAGGCCATAGAGCAATATTATAATGGCCCCGAGTTTAAAAAACTGCAGGAAGAAATGGAGAAAAAGGGGGCTGAAATGGAAACTTACTACAATAGCCCTAAGATGAAGCAGCTACAGGAAGACATGCAGAAAAAAAGCATGGAGTTTGAAAAAATGGCAAACTCGCCTGAAATGAAGAAGTTACAAATGGACGCCGAAGCTTATGGAAAAAAAATTGAGGCTTATTATAGCAACCCGGCATTTACCAAACTGCAAAAACGATACGAAGAAGAAGCTGAGTTGATGGACAAAGCCAAACCCGGCAGCGCTGAATATAAAAAACACGAAGCAAATTTTAAAAAGCTGGGGGCCGAATTCAAAGATTATGCTAACAGTCCGGCTATAAAAGAACAAACAGAATGGGCTAAAAAAATGAGCGCCCAAATGCGCGATTACTACAATAACCCCGAATTTAAAAAGCAACAGGAAGAGCTGAAAGCGTATGGGGACAGCATGGGCAAGGCATTTAAAGGCCCTATGATGAAGGATCAACAGGAGGCTATGCGCAACCTGGGTAAAGCCATGCGCGATTACCAAAACCGCCCCGAAATACAACACGAAAAAGAAGAGTTAAGAAAGATTGAGCGGGAGATGCGTCAGTACCGCACCACACCCGAATACCGTAAAAAAAAGATGGCTGAAATTGAAAGTGTACAAACAGCACGCGAACGTAAGGAGTCAATTAAAGAATCTGTTAGAAAAGAAATTGCTGAAGCGCGGAGAGAGGAACGCGATGTAAAAGAACGCCGCGAAGCACCAGAACGCAAAGAAATAAGAGAAAGAAAAGAAATGCGGGAAAGAAAAGAAGTACAAGAGCGTAAAGAAGCACCCGAAAAAGCACGTAAACCTGACACCAGCGAAATTAAAGAACGCAAAGAAGCACCTGAAAAGCAGGAAATGGCTGCGGTTAAACCACAGAAGGTAATCAGCGCATATACCAAATCACTATAA
- a CDS encoding DUF1801 domain-containing protein gives MNVQEQITAYITSQPELKRDDMQTLHTLMLQILPAGKIWFDDGKNSENKTVSNPTIGYGFFTMKYPNGRTREIFQIGMSANITGISIYILGIRDKTYLAKTYGKELGKASVSGYCVKFNKLKDIDINILEAAIRYGIEATSINPHNT, from the coding sequence ATGAATGTACAAGAACAAATCACAGCATATATTACCAGCCAGCCTGAGCTGAAACGTGATGACATGCAAACGCTGCATACGCTTATGCTTCAAATATTACCAGCAGGTAAAATATGGTTTGATGACGGTAAAAACAGCGAAAATAAAACGGTTAGTAACCCTACAATAGGATATGGCTTTTTCACAATGAAATATCCCAATGGAAGAACCCGGGAGATTTTTCAAATTGGCATGAGCGCTAATATAACGGGGATCTCTATCTATATCCTTGGTATTAGGGATAAGACCTACTTAGCTAAAACGTATGGAAAAGAACTGGGTAAAGCAAGTGTGAGCGGATACTGCGTTAAGTTCAATAAGCTAAAAGATATCGACATTAATATACTTGAGGCTGCTATCCGCTATGGGATTGAGGCTACAAGTATTAACCCTCACAATACCTAA
- a CDS encoding BlaI/MecI/CopY family transcriptional regulator, translating to MNIKATDSELEILNVLWKQGACTVREVHEELAKNKDAGYTTTLKLMQIMNDKGLVERDATSKTHIYKAVVTQEQAQQNALDKIISTVFEGSTADLVIQALGNHRASNDEIDAIKKYLEQFDHDKK from the coding sequence ATGAATATTAAAGCGACAGATAGCGAATTAGAGATATTGAACGTGCTTTGGAAACAAGGCGCCTGCACCGTTAGGGAAGTACACGAAGAACTGGCAAAAAATAAAGATGCCGGCTACACCACTACCCTAAAACTAATGCAAATTATGAACGATAAAGGCCTTGTTGAACGCGATGCTACCTCTAAAACCCATATTTATAAAGCAGTAGTTACACAGGAACAGGCGCAGCAAAACGCGCTGGACAAGATCATTTCTACCGTATTTGAAGGCTCGACCGCCGATTTAGTGATACAAGCGCTGGGCAACCATCGCGCCAGCAATGATGAGATAGACGCTATTAAGAAATATCTGGAACAATTTGATCACGATAAAAAATAA
- the coaBC gene encoding bifunctional phosphopantothenoylcysteine decarboxylase/phosphopantothenate--cysteine ligase CoaBC: MLQGKKIVLGVCGSIAAYKSALLVRLLVKAGAEVQVVMTPDATGFITPLTLSTLSKKPVLVDYYKTETGEWNNHVELGLWADLMLIAPASANTLAKMANGLCDNLLTAVYLSAKCPVYFAPAMDLDMWKHPATQENVIRLTQYGNILIPPGNGELASGLHGEGRMAEPEEMVDFILGELKKKLPLNKQKILVTAGPTYEAIDPVRFIGNHSSGKMGFAIADQFAKMGADVVLISGPSSQRSHQSVNRVDVTSAAEMLEACQQYFPDAKACVMSAAVADYTPVTVASQKIKKQDAGLNIGLKKTTDILKTLGGIKRSDQILVGFALETNDEEQNAVGKLKSKNLDFIVLNSLNDKGAGFKTDTNKITIIDKELHKTTYDLKGKDEVAIDICNKVAELINA, from the coding sequence ATGCTACAGGGTAAAAAGATAGTATTGGGTGTTTGCGGCAGCATTGCGGCCTATAAATCGGCTTTACTGGTGAGGCTGCTGGTAAAGGCCGGTGCCGAAGTACAAGTGGTGATGACACCTGATGCCACGGGGTTTATTACCCCGCTAACCCTTTCTACCCTATCAAAAAAACCAGTGTTGGTTGATTATTATAAAACTGAAACCGGCGAGTGGAATAACCATGTTGAACTTGGACTGTGGGCTGATTTGATGCTGATTGCCCCAGCCAGTGCCAATACCCTTGCCAAAATGGCCAATGGCCTTTGCGATAACCTGCTAACCGCCGTTTATCTCTCGGCTAAATGCCCGGTGTATTTTGCACCGGCAATGGATCTGGACATGTGGAAACACCCGGCTACGCAGGAAAATGTGATCCGTTTAACACAATACGGCAATATATTGATACCACCCGGTAATGGTGAATTAGCCAGCGGATTGCACGGCGAAGGCCGTATGGCCGAGCCTGAAGAAATGGTAGACTTTATTTTGGGCGAGCTAAAAAAAAAACTCCCGCTGAATAAGCAAAAAATATTGGTTACCGCCGGCCCTACTTACGAAGCTATCGACCCCGTGCGTTTCATCGGTAACCATTCGTCGGGTAAAATGGGTTTTGCCATTGCCGATCAGTTTGCTAAAATGGGTGCCGATGTTGTATTGATATCCGGGCCCTCATCACAACGCAGCCACCAGTCGGTTAACCGGGTAGATGTTACTTCAGCTGCCGAAATGCTGGAAGCCTGCCAGCAGTATTTTCCTGATGCGAAAGCGTGTGTAATGAGCGCGGCTGTGGCCGATTATACTCCGGTAACTGTGGCATCGCAAAAAATAAAAAAACAGGATGCCGGTCTTAATATCGGCCTGAAAAAAACTACCGATATTTTAAAAACCCTTGGTGGTATAAAACGCAGTGATCAGATTTTGGTAGGATTTGCGTTGGAAACTAACGACGAGGAACAAAACGCTGTTGGTAAACTAAAAAGCAAAAACCTTGATTTTATTGTCCTTAATTCGTTAAACGATAAAGGCGCCGGTTTTAAAACGGACACCAATAAAATCACTATCATTGATAAAGAGTTACACAAAACCACTTACGACCTGAAAGGCAAGGACGAGGTAGCTATTGATATTTGTAATAAAGTAGCTGAACTGATTAACGCATGA